In Aliidongia dinghuensis, the DNA window CGCCCGCCGTCTGCGCCGCGGTCATCTGCCGGACGAGCCCGCGCAGCGTCGCCACCTGCTCGCGTGTCGCGTGCAGGGCCAGCTTGGCGCAGGCGTTGCCCGTCAGCGCCACGCGGATCTCGTAGAGCTCGTGCGCCTCCTCGGCGCTGACCTTGCGTACGAACGAGCCCTGGTTGACGACGGTGACGACGAGGCCCGCCCCCTCGAGCCCGCGTACCGCCTCGCGGATCGGGCCGCGGCTGACGCCGAGCCGCGCCGCCAGCGCCAGCTCGTTCAAACGCTCACCGGCCTTGAGTTCGCCGGTCGTGATCAGGCGCTCGATCTCCTGGGCGGCAAGCGAGGCCAGCGACCGGGTCCTGAGGATGTCGAGTACGTCGAGCATGGGATCGTCCATGCGCCATGGTGGGGATCGAAACCGTAAACTGTCAACACTATACAGTCTGATTGTCGACAGTTTACACTACTGCCAAAGCTACAGGAAACGGGAGGGTCCCTGATGTCTACCGCCTCGTTGGCACTTGCCCGGTTCAAGGTCCTTGACCTGACGCGCGTGCGGGCCGGCCCGACCTGCGTCCGGCAGCTGGCCGACTGGGGCGCCGACGTCATCAAGGTCGAGCTGCCGGAGGCGCTCGACCAGGGCGAGCCGATGGGCGGTCCGCGCCACGGTCCGGACTTCCAGAACCTGCACCGCAACAAGCGCAGCCTGACCTTGAACCTGAAGGATCCGGCCGGCATCGCGATCCTGAAGCGGCTCGCGCTCAAGGCCGACGTGCTCGTCGAGAATTTCCGCCCGGACGTGAAGCAGCGCCTGGGCATCGATTACGCGACGCTCGGAACCTTGAACCCGCGGCTCATCTACGCCTCGATCTCGGGCTTCGGCCAGGACGGGCCCTATGCCGACCGGCCGGGCTTCGACCAGATCGCCCAGGGCATGGGCGGGCTCATGTCGATCACCGGCGAGTCGGGACGCGGGCCGATGCGCGTCGGCATCCCGATCGCGGACTTGTGCGCCGGTATCTTCGCGGCTCAGGGCGTGCTGGTGGCGCTCCTGGAGCGCGAGACGAGCGGCAAGGGCCAGTGGGTGCAGAGCTCGCTCCTGCAGGCGCAGATCTTCATGCTCGATTTCCAGGCGGCGCGCTGGCTGATGGCGGGCGAGGTGCCGCCGCAGGCCGGCAACAATCACCCGACCAGCATCCCGACCGGCGTGTTCCGCACGCGCGACGGCCATATCAACATCGCCGCCGCCGGCCATGCGATCTGGCAGCGGCTCACGACCGTGCTCGGTGCCGAGGAATGGCTCGCTGATCCGCGCTTTGCCACCAGCGCCGCGCGCAGCCAGAACCGCGATCTGCTGCAGGTCGAGATCGATGCCCGGACCGAGCAGGAAGACAGCGCCACCTGGATCGAGCGGCTCAACGCCGCCGGCGTGCCGTGCGGGCCGATCAACCGCATCGACCAGACCTTCGCCGAGCCGCAGGTCGAGCATCTCAAGATCGCCCGGGATCTGAGCGGCGTCCGCTATGTCGGCCAGCCGGTGACCCTCAGCCGCACGCCGAGTGCGATCGTCGATCCGCCGCCGGACCGCGGCCAGCACACCGACCAGATCCTGGGCGAGCTCGGCTTCAGTGCCGCCGAGATCGCCGAGGTGCGGGCGCGGCAGATCGTCTGACGGCCGAGAGAGGTCCGCCAGGCCCGGCTCACTTCTCGGCGAGCCGGGCCGGACGGGTGGTGCGCGACAGGCCGTAGACGATGCCGGCGGCGATCAGGTTCGTGCCGACGCTCGCCAGGATCGGCAGGGCGTAACTGTGGCTGAGGTCAAAGGCGAGGCCTGCGGCCCACGGGCCGATAAGCGTGCCGAACGCGACGCTGGTATAGAGCACGCCGATGATGCCGCTGACGTTGCGGCCGCCGAAATAGTCCATGACCAGCGCCGGCAGCACGGCGACAAAGCCGCCGTAGAACACGCCGAATGCCAGCGCGAACAGCGCCAGGATCCAGGCCGCCGCTGTGGTCACCCAGAGCGAGACGGCCCAGACGGCAAGCGCCGCCGCCATGCCGAGGAACATCAGCAACAGCGACGGCTCGCGGCCGACCCGGTCGGCGAGGCTGCCCAGGAAGAAGCGGCCGCCCGTGCTGCCGATGCCGATCACGCTGAGGAGCAGGACGGCAAGCGGCAGCGGCACGCCATGGTCCCGCGCATAGGGCACCAGATGGACGAACGGCACGAACAGGCCGAAGGACGCAATGAGGCAGGCGGCATAGAGGCCAGCGAAGCGGCGCGAGTGGACCGCGGCGCCGACCGAATGACCCGGCGATCGAGAGTATTGGGACCCGACCCGACCGGGGCGGGGCGATGCCGTGTCGCCGTCGGGCGCTAGGCCGCGATCGGCGGGATCGTTCTCGATCAGCAGGGCGAGGCCGCCGCCCAGCACTGCGGCGAGCACGCCCAGGACGAGATAGGTGTCACGCCAGCCCATGGCGGCGATGAGCCATGAGGCGACCGGCGGCATGACGAGCGTGCCCATGCCGATGCCGCTGACCGCGAGGCC includes these proteins:
- a CDS encoding GntR family transcriptional regulator, translated to MLDVLDILRTRSLASLAAQEIERLITTGELKAGERLNELALAARLGVSRGPIREAVRGLEGAGLVVTVVNQGSFVRKVSAEEAHELYEIRVALTGNACAKLALHATREQVATLRGLVRQMTAAQTAGDAAGYYALNLDFHSTLLRFAGNRRALKIYEELGAELNLFRRRSLVSSEGMRASNAEHAEIVRAIAAGDPVRARAAGETHIAQGMSRFIASSPPVEAANPPGRIPRRRKAAS
- a CDS encoding CaiB/BaiF CoA transferase family protein, whose protein sequence is MSTASLALARFKVLDLTRVRAGPTCVRQLADWGADVIKVELPEALDQGEPMGGPRHGPDFQNLHRNKRSLTLNLKDPAGIAILKRLALKADVLVENFRPDVKQRLGIDYATLGTLNPRLIYASISGFGQDGPYADRPGFDQIAQGMGGLMSITGESGRGPMRVGIPIADLCAGIFAAQGVLVALLERETSGKGQWVQSSLLQAQIFMLDFQAARWLMAGEVPPQAGNNHPTSIPTGVFRTRDGHINIAAAGHAIWQRLTTVLGAEEWLADPRFATSAARSQNRDLLQVEIDARTEQEDSATWIERLNAAGVPCGPINRIDQTFAEPQVEHLKIARDLSGVRYVGQPVTLSRTPSAIVDPPPDRGQHTDQILGELGFSAAEIAEVRARQIV
- a CDS encoding MFS transporter, translating into MSPRPGAESAPVRPGPFYGWFVVAATFAVTFIGFGSAYTFSTFVESLQRDFGTSRGSVSLVFSLAGFLYFGLGIVSGPLADRWGSRRLAVIGMLLIGAGLAAASAAESLMQVYAAYGLGVGLGVGCSYVPAVGAVQRWFVRRRGLASGLAVSGIGMGTLVMPPVASWLIAAMGWRDTYLVLGVLAAVLGGGLALLIENDPADRGLAPDGDTASPRPGRVGSQYSRSPGHSVGAAVHSRRFAGLYAACLIASFGLFVPFVHLVPYARDHGVPLPLAVLLLSVIGIGSTGGRFFLGSLADRVGREPSLLLMFLGMAAALAVWAVSLWVTTAAAWILALFALAFGVFYGGFVAVLPALVMDYFGGRNVSGIIGVLYTSVAFGTLIGPWAAGLAFDLSHSYALPILASVGTNLIAAGIVYGLSRTTRPARLAEK